Part of the Pseudarthrobacter sp. NBSH8 genome is shown below.
ATCGGCGTGACTGAGCAGACCTCCTGGGAGCTGCTGCTGCCCACCGCCGGTGTGGGCGTGGTGGGCTATTTTGTGCTGCTGGGCGCCGCGTCCCTCGGCGTCGGTGACCGGTTCTCCCCGGCGCTCGCCGCCGTCGCGATCGGCCTGCTGGCGCGCGTGGTGGCGCTTAAGATGGGCGCACCACAGTTGGTGGTAGCGGTCCCGGCGGCCTTGATCCTGTTGCCCGGGCTGACCATTTTCCGGTCCATGTATGTCTTGACCATGGAGGAATCAGAAGTTCTCCTTGGTGCTGGCGGCATGCTCAACGCCGGCGCGATCGTCCTGGGCACAGCCGGCGGAATCGTCCTCGGCGACACCCTGGCGCGGCCGCTGACACGCGGCCTTGCCAGCAACGAGCGGCGCCGCGCCCGGAGGCGCTAGCTAGCGCCAGGCACTAAAGCCTTCCCCTAGCGCTCAATCGCGAAGGCGTCGGTGAAGGTGAATCCGGCGGCGGGCACAAAGCGCGCCTCCAGGCGTGCGTGCGTCAACCTCACGTCCAACGTTCCGAGGGTCCGATCGCTGTTTTTTCCTGTCCAGACAGCAAACAGGCCTGCCTCAGGATCATCGGCTTGGACGTCGTGGTGCCCGGCGCCGCCCACACCGACCGTGACAAAGACCGTGCCCTGCCCCTGGGCAAGGTCGTTGTCGGAGTCGGCCACACAATCGTTCCGGGCCTCTCCGGGGACCAGCACGGGGCAACGTTCAGTCAGGCGGAGTTGACGTGTCCGCTGATAGACATGTTGGTGGCCGGTGAGCACGAGGTCCACGTTCTTGCTCACCAGCATGTTCGTCAGTCGCTCCCCGGGCTGGCAGCCGTACTTTCCCATACTGAAGCACGGGGTGTGCATGCCCACCACAGTCCAGGGGATGTTTGCGGCACGGGCACCGTCGATGGCAGATTCGGTCCAGCGCCAGCGGTTGCTGCCCTGTGAATAGTCCAGGGGCTGTCCGCCAGGAAAATCAATCCCGGGAGAAATAAGGATGAATCTCACCAGGGGGCGGTCCCGGGGCACGTCGACGTACCATTGCGTACCGTACGTGCCTTGCAACCCGGGCAGCCTGTTGGGCAGGCATTGGGCGAACTTGCCGATGTCGCCGTCGTGGCCGTCGCTTTCGTGGTTGCCCGTGATCAGCTCATACGGGAAATCCTGGCCAAGTTTCTTGGTCACCATGTCGCAGAACGCTTGCTCGGCTCCGGCCTGGTAAGAGAGGTCACCGAGCACTATGTTTAGATCCGGCTTCAGCCCGGCGATCACATCGAGGACTGCCTTCGCGCCGCCGCCCAGGCCGATGTCCCCGGCTGCGGTGAAGTGAACCGACCTCGAGTCGGAGGCAGGCTGTTCTTCGGAGGCTGGCTGCTCCTGCGGCTGCACGGGTGGGCCTTCCGGCGCCGCTTGGCACGCCGAGCCCGCAAGGCAGATGAGGGTGGCCCAGGACAGGGCCGCCCAGATCCGGGCCGGGGCGGATGCTGCCCGGGCGGCCATTGGGGCGAACACTGCTGTTTTGACCACTGCGCGGCAGAAGGCAAAAACCCGGCGGAGGAATCGCCTGGTCGTAGCATTCATGACGGCTCCCCGGGACGCTCGGACGGCGTAATCGGAAGCCTGATCAGCAGCTGCCGGAGTGCCATTTACTGTGAGTGTAGGCCTGTGGGGTGCGCCGGACAAGATTTTGGGCCATTTGTTGGGCGATCGGTCAGAGGGTGCGGAGTGCTGGCTACGGGGTCAGACCTTGCCGACGGGAAGCTTCTTTTCGGCCTGGAAGTCGTCCTCCACCCGGCCCTGGGCCCAGTAGCCGGACAGCGAAACCTGGTTCCGTTCAAGGCCGCGCTGGACAAAGAACACGTCCCGCAGGCCCTTCATGTAACCACGCTCGCCGTGGGCAAAAACGTCGACCCGGCCGGCGGGCCACTCGGCGCCAGCCACCGCGGAAACCAGAAGGTCCCCGGCGCCTGCGGGAGCGCCGTTGCGGCGAAGCCAGGTCACCTGAACCCCCGCCGGGGACGCGACGGGCTGGATGTCGGCGTCGCTATCCACCTCGATAAATGCCAGGCCGGCCGCTTCAGCAGGCAACGATTCGATGGCGGCGGCGATCGCAGGAAGGGCGGCTTCGTCGCCGGCAAAGAGGTACCAGTCCGCGTCCGGCGCCGGGTTGTAGGCACCGCCCGGTCCGGTGAAGGTGAAGGTGTCGCCGGGCATGGCAGCAGCCGCCCACGGACCCGCCAGTCCCTCGGCGCCGTGGATCACAAAGTCGATGGCGAGTTCCTGCGCCTCGGTGTCCACCCAGCGGACCGTGTAGGTACGGGTGAAGGGCCACTGCTCGCGGGGCATGGTTTCGCGGATGGTCCACAGGTCCAGGGGCTGGGCATAGTCAATGTGGGGCTGCGGGAAGACAATTTTGACGTAGCGGTCCACAAAGCTGTTGTTCACGTAGGCGGTAAAACCCTTGCCGCCTGCCACGATCCTGACCATGTGGGGCGAGAGTTCTTCCCGCCGAATGACCGTGAGATCGATCTGCGGACGTGTATTTTTTGTGGCGTTGGTGGCGGCCGGAACAGTGCTCATAAGGTAACCCTAAGCTAAGGGACCGGGGGGAGTTCCCAGGTTACGCCAGGGCAGCCCTGGTCCTGCAGCAGCTGGTTGATGGTGGTGAAGGGCCGGGAGCCGAAGAATCCGCGCGACGCCGACAACGGGCTGGGGTGTGCGCTGGACACGACCGCCGCGCCCGGCAGGAGGGGCCGGACGCTCTCCGCGTCCTTGCCCCACAGCACCGCCACGAGCGGCGCCGGCCCGCCGTCGGACGTGCGCCGGCTGGCAACCGCGGTGACTGCCGCCGTCGTGATGGCCTCCCAGCCTTTGCCCCGGTGGGAGCCGGCAGCCCCGGCACGGACGCTCAGGACCCGGTTAAGCAGCAGGACCCCCTGGTTGGCCCAGGCGGACAGGTCGCCGTGGACGCGCGCGGGAAGGCCAAGATCGGCCTCCAGTTCGCGGTAGATATTCGCCAGGCTCCGCGGGATGGGCCGGGTCCGCCCGTCAACGGCGAAGGACAGGCCGATCGCATGGCCCGGCGTCGGGTAGGGGTCCTGGCCCATTACCAGGACTTTCACGCCGGCCAGCGGCTGCCGGAAGGCGCGCAGAACGTTCGACGGCGCCGGCAGCACATGGTGCCCCGCGGCAACTTCGGTGGCCAGGAAGTTCAGGACGCCACGCAGGTCACCCTCCACGGGGCCCAGCGTCTCCGCCCAGTCGGCCGCCATCAGCTCACTGAGCGGCAAAGCGGCCATCTCGGCAAAGCCGACGGGCTCGGCCGGGTCCGCCGTCAGTTCGAACAGCGCGTCAGAATCAAACACGCTCCCATTCTCGCAGGGTCACCGGCCACTGCAGCCGGGCCGCAAATGACATCAGTGTTATTCACGCCGTAACATGGGGAGGAGATTTTGAAACTTAACCGGTAATTCAGCAAGACCAGCGAAGGGGTGTGCCGTGGAGGAACCTGCTCGGGAGCACGTGCCGGAGCCTGAGGAGCGAGGCTCTTTGCTGGCGGATTTTACCCTCCGTGACTCTCCCCTGAGCGAGCGCGACCAGCAGATGCTGGCACTGGAGCGGCAGTGGTGGAAGTACGCGGGGGCCAAGGAACAGGCCATCAGGGAGCTGTTCGACCTGTCCGCGACCCACTACTACCAGCTGCTTAACGCCCTTATTGACACCGAGGCTGCATTGGCCCACGACCCCATGCTGGTCAAGAGATTGCGTAGACTACGTACGTCGCGTCACCGGGCACGCACTGCACGACGCCTGGGTTCCGACGCCTGACCACGCTCGTGCTGAGCCATCAGCAGCAATCAACAAGGACGTCTCCCCACCATGACCAAATACGCTCGGGATGAATTCGACAAGGTTCCGGAGTCCGCCTCGCGGCAGGGTGTCCACCGTGCGGCCTCGGCGCCGGCCCGCCGCAAGCTGTGGCCCATCCTGGCGGTGGGAATTGTGGCATTGGCCATCGGAGTGGTGTCCTTCCTGATCCTTCCCAGGCTCGGGTTCACCCAGGCCGGCAGCGAAGCCTCCACCAGCCTGGAATCAACCGCGGCACCCGAGGCAAGCGCGGCTCCGTCGGTCACTGCTGAATCCTCCGCGGACCCGGAGCCCTCTAACAGTCCGGACGCAGAGCCGAGCGCTTCGCCCAGTGATGTTCCCTCCGCGGCTGTGCTGGACAAGTCCCAAGGTGTTGCCATCTACAACGCGGCCGGGACGGCCGGGCTCGCCGGACGCATCAGCTCGATGGTCCAGGCCGATGGCTGGACGCTGGGCCAGGTGGGAAACTGGGGCGGCGCTCCGCAGCAGACATCAGCAATTTTCTATGCGGGCCCGGCGCAGGAAGCCAACGCCGAAGCAGTCTCCAAACTCCTGAACATTCCCACGCTGGTGGATACCCAGGAATTCCAGGTGCCCTTGGTTGTTGTCCTGGGGCCGGGCTACCAGTAGTGCCCCGCGGTCACGCCTGAATAACTTTTGGGCACCGGAGCGGCCGGGTGGCTCGGCCCTCCGGATGGCTTGTCGCTAGAGTGATTTCAGGCTTCGGTCCGTAACAAGCGGCACACTCCCGACGGGGACCGGCGGCACGACGGAAAAGAGCGGACATCATGGCATTGGGAACGGTTAAGTGGTTCAACGCCGAAAAGGGCTACGGCTTTATTACGGTGGACGGCTCCGGGGGCGATGTCTTTGTGCACTGGTCGGCCATCGAGGGCGAAGGTTACCGGGCCCTGGATGAAGGCCAGCGCGTCGAGCTTGAGGTCGGCGAAGGCGAGAAAGGCCCCCAGGCAGAAAACGTCCGGCCCGCTCAGTGATCCACCGCAGCTTGCGCTCAACAATCGTCCGCACAACTACAGGGGCGGCCCTCCTGCTGGCCCTGGCTGGCTGCGCCGGGTCGGGCGGCAATGCACGCGTTGAATCCGCTGAAGCATCCGGTGACGGCACGCTGCGGATCGGGCTGATCCAGGACAGCGCGGGGAAGCAGGCCTTCCTCAACGACTCACAGCTCGCTGCGGCCCAACTGGCCATCAAGGAAATCAATGCGGCCGGGGGCCACAAGGGCAGGCCTGTTGATCTGGTGGTGGGCGCCGGCGATGGCGCCGATGCCCAGGCCAGGCATCTGGCCTCAGCCAGAGTTGATGTGGTGATCGGACCGACCGATTCGAGCCACGCCGCCGCCGCCATCGATGTCCTCTCGGCTGCGCGCGTCCCGCTCCTCTCGCCGGCCAACTCCGCTGCCGGCCTGTCCCGTTACAAGAGCGGCGGCTATTACTTCAGGACGGCGGCTGCGGACGTTGCCCAGGCATCGGTGCTGGTGAAATTGGCCAAGGAAGGCGGTGCCAAGAGCCTTGCCGTGGTCCACCAGGACTCTGGCTACGGAAAAGACGTAGCTGCCGCGGTGGCCGGCGCCGCCAAGAACGCCGGCCTGGACACCGTCTCCACCACCGCCTTCAAGCCCGGCGACGCCGGGGACGCGGCAGCCGCTGCCAAGGCCGCCTCACCTGACGCGGTAGTGCTGATCGCCAGGGACGACGCCCAGGGTGCCCTCGCAGAGCTCAATAACGCAGGGCTCCGGGGCAAGAGCATCATCCTGAGCGACGGCGCTTTCGCCCAGTACGGTTCGGGGCTGGGATCCAAGGCCCTCGACGGCGCCCGTGCCGTGGTGCCGGGTCTGTTGCCGTCCGCAGACTTCCAAGCCCGTCTTGTGGCGGTCAACCCTGCACTGAAAGACCTTTCGTTCGCCGCAGAGACCTACGACGCCGTGAACCTCGCGGCCCTGGCCGCAGCAAAGGCTGACGACGATGCCGGCCGTTCCATCGCCGCCAACCTGATCGCCGTCTCCGGCGGGACAGCAGGCGGGCAGCCCGCCGCGCAGGCCTCTGGCCCGGCCACCAAGCCGTGCCTGTCCTACACCGATTGCCTCGGGGTCCTGAAGACCGGGGCCGGCATTAATTACGACGGCGAATCGGGGCCGGTTGCCTTCGACGCCAACGGTGACATCACCACGGCCAACTACATGGTGTTCACCTACGGCGCAGACAACAGGGCGGTGCTCACCGGCCGTGAGACTGCAGGCCGGGCAGCAGGCTGATCGCCGGTGGCGAACAGGGCGCCCTGACGGCGCGATTTGCGGGGCCTTTCGCTTGCACTCTCACCTAGGGAGTGCTAATTATTGAGTTAGCACTCTTACGTACCGACTGCTAAAGCAACGTCCGGTTTTCCGGCATCGGAGCTTGGTGGCGGTCGTGGAGCGAGAGAAATACCTAGCTGGAGTGAGATCCCCG
Proteins encoded:
- a CDS encoding metallophosphoesterase codes for the protein MNATTRRFLRRVFAFCRAVVKTAVFAPMAARAASAPARIWAALSWATLICLAGSACQAAPEGPPVQPQEQPASEEQPASDSRSVHFTAAGDIGLGGGAKAVLDVIAGLKPDLNIVLGDLSYQAGAEQAFCDMVTKKLGQDFPYELITGNHESDGHDGDIGKFAQCLPNRLPGLQGTYGTQWYVDVPRDRPLVRFILISPGIDFPGGQPLDYSQGSNRWRWTESAIDGARAANIPWTVVGMHTPCFSMGKYGCQPGERLTNMLVSKNVDLVLTGHQHVYQRTRQLRLTERCPVLVPGEARNDCVADSDNDLAQGQGTVFVTVGVGGAGHHDVQADDPEAGLFAVWTGKNSDRTLGTLDVRLTHARLEARFVPAAGFTFTDAFAIER
- a CDS encoding siderophore-interacting protein — protein: MSTVPAATNATKNTRPQIDLTVIRREELSPHMVRIVAGGKGFTAYVNNSFVDRYVKIVFPQPHIDYAQPLDLWTIRETMPREQWPFTRTYTVRWVDTEAQELAIDFVIHGAEGLAGPWAAAAMPGDTFTFTGPGGAYNPAPDADWYLFAGDEAALPAIAAAIESLPAEAAGLAFIEVDSDADIQPVASPAGVQVTWLRRNGAPAGAGDLLVSAVAGAEWPAGRVDVFAHGERGYMKGLRDVFFVQRGLERNQVSLSGYWAQGRVEDDFQAEKKLPVGKV
- a CDS encoding uracil-DNA glycosylase codes for the protein MFDSDALFELTADPAEPVGFAEMAALPLSELMAADWAETLGPVEGDLRGVLNFLATEVAAGHHVLPAPSNVLRAFRQPLAGVKVLVMGQDPYPTPGHAIGLSFAVDGRTRPIPRSLANIYRELEADLGLPARVHGDLSAWANQGVLLLNRVLSVRAGAAGSHRGKGWEAITTAAVTAVASRRTSDGGPAPLVAVLWGKDAESVRPLLPGAAVVSSAHPSPLSASRGFFGSRPFTTINQLLQDQGCPGVTWELPPVP
- a CDS encoding DUF3263 domain-containing protein codes for the protein MEEPAREHVPEPEERGSLLADFTLRDSPLSERDQQMLALERQWWKYAGAKEQAIRELFDLSATHYYQLLNALIDTEAALAHDPMLVKRLRRLRTSRHRARTARRLGSDA
- a CDS encoding LytR C-terminal domain-containing protein yields the protein MTKYARDEFDKVPESASRQGVHRAASAPARRKLWPILAVGIVALAIGVVSFLILPRLGFTQAGSEASTSLESTAAPEASAAPSVTAESSADPEPSNSPDAEPSASPSDVPSAAVLDKSQGVAIYNAAGTAGLAGRISSMVQADGWTLGQVGNWGGAPQQTSAIFYAGPAQEANAEAVSKLLNIPTLVDTQEFQVPLVVVLGPGYQ
- a CDS encoding cold-shock protein, translated to MALGTVKWFNAEKGYGFITVDGSGGDVFVHWSAIEGEGYRALDEGQRVELEVGEGEKGPQAENVRPAQ
- a CDS encoding ABC transporter substrate-binding protein gives rise to the protein MRSTIVRTTTGAALLLALAGCAGSGGNARVESAEASGDGTLRIGLIQDSAGKQAFLNDSQLAAAQLAIKEINAAGGHKGRPVDLVVGAGDGADAQARHLASARVDVVIGPTDSSHAAAAIDVLSAARVPLLSPANSAAGLSRYKSGGYYFRTAAADVAQASVLVKLAKEGGAKSLAVVHQDSGYGKDVAAAVAGAAKNAGLDTVSTTAFKPGDAGDAAAAAKAASPDAVVLIARDDAQGALAELNNAGLRGKSIILSDGAFAQYGSGLGSKALDGARAVVPGLLPSADFQARLVAVNPALKDLSFAAETYDAVNLAALAAAKADDDAGRSIAANLIAVSGGTAGGQPAAQASGPATKPCLSYTDCLGVLKTGAGINYDGESGPVAFDANGDITTANYMVFTYGADNRAVLTGRETAGRAAG